The genomic window GTTTCTTAAGACTGCATACAATcattctatctatctatctatctatctacctatCTACCTACCTATCTATCTAATTTCTctcttaaaatacaaaaaattacaCACAAATTACACATTAATACAGCCACCCCTACAGAAGCCCAGAACGGGCAGGGACACTGCAGTTCTTGTGATCACATGACCATGAGCTCACTTAGTCCCCACCCATGGCACATGCTGCCTCATCTGAAGGGCAGCACTTGTACCGGAATTGTAGTTCTGAAGTTCGTGGGATTGTGGGacaatggaagggaaaggagagaaagcCTGGCTAGAGGAAGTGGGAACCAAACTGGTTGGGGAAGGAGTGGGAGAGGTCTGCAGGGAGTGTCAGCCCCGCTCCTGGACTGAAGCTGCCTAGGGGCAGCAGAAGGCAAAATCTGTCTCTGGCCTAAGCAGCAaacatacgggctgatacagtacagtgcgctccgacggagcacactgttaacccgccattggacgcgcgtttttccttaccaaaaacgcgcgtccaatggcatcCGAAAACACGCTTGATTTATAATAATTTGCATATATGAAAGACTTATTTTcaacaccacaaaagaaaaacaaaaaactacatgGCTGATCTTCTTATCCAAATGCAAGGATCTTCGGGTACTGGTACACAGAGGTTTTGAACAGTGGCCATAGGTCAAAATCTAGACGttgtcctttttttgttttactattttaaCATTAGCTACAGCTGCTTTCTCAGCTTCCACTTTGAACTGAGGCTTCAGTGCTTCTCGAACAACCCGAGCACAGATCTGAGAGAATCGGATGTAACTGAGCCCGGCCTGCCTCCAGTACGCTATCATCTTGGCAGAGGTGACTCCAAAGCCCCACGGACACTACCCACGGACACTACAATTAGAAAGAGTTCTGTTGGCAACTGCCCTTCTTGAACTTTTTGGGATCAAAGGACATAAACAGTAGAGATACTAGACAGTAAGATTGAGTCCTCTGCAAATAATCTGTCATACAGATTATGTATAATCTCATACAGTCCGAGACGTGAAGAGCCTGTTCTTTGTGTGCATGCGGTTTCAGAAAGAACATAGGCAATGCTGTCATTTGGTTGATTATGGCATGGAGATACCACTTTCGGGAGAAACTTAGAATGAATGTGTTTTGCGAAGAAACTGAAAGTATGGTGAATAAGGCCAAAGCCTGTGCTTTGCTCACTCTTAGTGCCAAAGTGACAGGCAGAAGGAACAATGTTTTCCAAATGAGAAATTTCAGGTCTTCTGACTTGAGAGTTTCAATGGGAGGTAGAAGACGAAGAAATGGGCAGTGTCAATTCCCACAGcaaagaatgaggaggaggaggaggaaagcagtTAGCTGTTGTAACAACTTTGCCTCTCTTGAGGGGAAGCTGGCAGTTGAACCCATCTGCtatttagtctctctctctcttttctgggaTGCCCATCCTCCCTGTAGTTTACTCTGATGCATCCGTAAATTCTTCATTTTTACCAGGCAAATCTCTTgtcacctcctcctctctgccactTACCCCAGAAGCCTCTGCCTCTTGTACTTCCATCGGCTCTGGTTCTGGTTCCTCTTCATAATGAACCTCTCCCCCTCTCAATTCAGCTTCATCCCAGTCTAAGTCAAACTCACCCTCTCCCTGCTGGTTCCCTAGGAACCCAGGATCTTTGGGCTTAGTCCCTCCTACCTCCATGCCCCCTGCCTCAGCAAAGAGGAACCTGGAATGTGTAGTGTTTCAGGATTGTTCCTGATACCTAGATTTCTTCTGTCTCCTTCTAGCTTTCTGCCTTTGCCCCAATAGCTGAGTAGGGCAGCAGGGTGTTCACCACATAACTCCCCGCTTTTGAGTCCCTACTCAAGTTCTTCTTTGACTTCACCTCCCATCCCCTTGTCGAGATAACACATCAGCATTAGTGTGATGTTTTCCTACCCGATGCACTACTGAGTAATTATAAGCTTGCAATGCCAGGTACCATCGGGCTAATCTACTATTGGAATAATGCATCTGTTGTAGCCAGTGCAGTGGGGTATGGTCAGTTACAAGCTGGAACCTAGGCCCTGCCAAGTAATAATGGAGGGTCTCCACTGCCCATCAGATAGCTAAgcactttttttcaattttagagTACTTCTGTTCATGACCTAATAGCTTCTAACTCAGATACATCATAGGATGCTCTTTCCCTTGGTATACCTGGGACAGTACAACACCCAGCCTAACCCCAGAAAAGTGAGTCTGGAGGATGAGCTTGTAGCTCAAAGTTCATCCCCTTTAGAACAGGAGTGCTACATAACGCTTCCTTCAAATCTGTGAAAGCCTTTCCTGTGCTGTACCCCATTGCAGGGGACTCCGACTATCCTTCTTTAGGAGATCTGGGAGAGTTGTTGCCCATTCAGCAAAGTTGGCACAAACCTCCGATAATACCCAATTAGACCCAGGAATTACCTGACCTTTCTTATTCTGGGGTTTTGGGTAGTGATGGACTGTTGTCACCTTATCTACAATCGGTCTTACTGCTCCTCTGCCTATCAAATATCCTAAATATTGTACCTCCTCTTCAGACAGATGGCACTTCTTAGGGTTAGCTGTGAGATCTGCCCACAATGACCCTAATACAGCCTCTCCACAGGCCAAATGATCATCCCAACTTTCGCTAATATTAACAACACTGTCTATGTAGGTTGCCACGTACCGCTGGTGGGATATCAACACAATATTCATCATCCTTTGGAAACTGGCCTCAGCACCATGTAAGCCAAATTGCATCCTTTTAAACTGGTACAATCCTCATGGGGTAGCAAAGACCATCTTTTCTCGGGAACTGGGATCTACTGGAATCTGACAAAACTCCTTTGTTAGATCTAAGGTGGAGATGTATTGGGCTTTCCCCAGCTTTTCCACCAGTTCCTCTATTTGGGCTATGGGATAAGTGTCAAACTGTGATATTGAGTTCACTTGTCTAAAATTGATACAAAAATACAGGGTACCATCTGACTTGGGCACCAAGACTAAGGGACTCACCCAAGGCTGCAGGACTCCTTTATTACTCCGAGCTGTAACATCTCTGCTTGTCTACGTCCCCTTTGGGTAGCCTGTAGGGTCTTTGCCTAAGCACCTTTCCTGGTGGAGTAATGATGCTATGTGTGACTACCTTTGTGGTCCTGAGAAAAGGGGAAAATACAATCAGGTTCCTTTCAATTGAGGCCTTCACCTGTGCCCATTGATCTGGGGATAAACCCAGAGCTATGGATACTGCTCCCTTTCTTTCATCACTGAGATTTGGGGGCCTAGAATCCCCTTCCTCACCTCTGGCATTTGTGGTGAGTAGGGCCTCTTAAGTCACCCAAGGCTTCAATATGTTTATATGATAACTTTGCAGGGCATCCCTGCCCTAGCCGCACCTGATAATCTACAGTTACCCTCTGGTGTACCACCTGACCCAGTCCCCTTCATTTCTGcaggagtttttttttaaaatatatttttaagtgattttccacAATTAAACAAAACATCCAGGTCTTTTCAAAAACATAACATCCCTCatccctcccattccccccctccccatagacCTTCCTTCCGGGGATAGAACCATAAATCTATTTCAGTTGTCTAGGATACTTCAAGAATAATGGAAGAGACTATAATACTACTGGTAATCGAAAACCACAAAAGTTAAAGTCATTAGGCAGTTCCAGTTCTGGGATCTCAGcatttcccctcaccttcctcatTGTACTATGAGCTTTAGTGTTCAGAGACAATAGATAAGCATGTCATATTTccattaaaaaattatattttaaaggCGAAGAATGGCTGGCTGAAATGTATTCAAAAACCGGCATCCTTTGCAGTTTTAATTTCCGATGAGTAAAGGTCAGCTTCTCCGCTGTAATCCAATGATCCAAAATTGACTTTTTGGCCAACAAAAATGCTTTCTGTAAGAACAATCGTTGAGGTTTTGTAGATGTAGAATATATCTCCTACATATAGTTAAACAGACAAATATGGGAAGACATCGGTATAGAACATTTTACCAATTTTTCTAGATATCGCAATATGACTGCCCAAAAGGACCTTATCTCCACACAATtccaaaaacagtgaaaaatagTACCAGGAGCAAGTGAACATTTTATACATTTATCAGTAGGCAACAATTTTACCTTAAAAGCCCAGACAGAAGAGACAGAAGACATATAGATGACATAGGAATTTAAAACATGTTTCCCTAAGTAACACATTTTCTGAGAGATTGTTAATATTCATAAAACAGTCTTTCAGTATTTTATAAGAAATGGAAACATCTAACTCCTGATTCCAACAGGAGACCAACTCATGCAGCAGGGACTGCTGTGTAATAACTTTAATAGCTTTTTGCAAAGAAGCACAATATATTTTCTGTCCGGGATATATCTGATAAAACTGAGTTATCTGATCAATATTGGCTAATTGTGACTGTTTATAAAGATTGTGCTCGATAAAGTGCCTAACCTGTAAATAAGCATAAAACTCTCTATGGTTATATCAAACTCAGTTCTAAGTTTATTGAATGGCCATATCACACCAAGGTTCGCTTGTGTGAACTGCCGAAACACACTTAATCTTTATTTGCCCACTTTTAAAAAAGTGAGTTTTCCAAACCTGAAGAGAAATTTGGATGGCTTGCTATGGTAAGAAAGGGTGACACCTCCCAATTTGCCTGAAGCTTATTACATAAAACCTTCCATGCCTGTCTACAGGCGGAAATGATGGGATTGGGCCGAACATACTTGGGTAACATATGTCAGGGCACATGTAGCAAATTTCCCAGTGTTAATGGATGGCACCAGGCCTGTAAAATACCTGCAGGTGAAAACAAATCTGACCCAAACAGCCAATCCCATACATGTCGTAGCAGGCAGGCAAGATTATAAGTCTGCAAGTTAGGGCAATCCATCCCACCTTCGTCCCAGGATAACTGCAATTTACTGACAGCCAAACATGCCCTCTGTCCCCCGCCATAAAAATTTCCCGAGGGCTTTTCCTGTGTCCACCATGTGTTTATGCTTGATCTAAACTGGTAACATTTGTAGCATGTGTAGCCACCTAGGGAGCTCCATCTTAAACAGATGAATCCTTCCACTTATGGAAAGGGGCAACGACTGCCATTCCACCAATTTCCTTTTGGTCTTGGaaagcaaagcaaagaaattgcaGTTGAATAAATTTAAAGTATCGGCCAGTATTTTAACTCCTAACTTCCCAACGTTAAGGGAATCAACCATGCCAACTGTCTTTTAAGGACCCCAAGACATCCAAGGTCTCTGATTTGTCGATATTAATTTTTAGGCCCTAGAATTTACCAAATTGTTTCTGAAGATCTATCACGGACAGGGTCCATCAAGAAAACTAAGACATCATCCGCAAAGGCTGCTATTTTGAAACATCCCCCTCCCTTCTCAAAGCCCCGAATGTCCTGGGATTCATCTATCTTCTGCAATAAAGGGTTCAAAGACAGAATATATATTAGAGGCAAAAGCGGACATCCTTGCCTCATGCCCCTTTTTAATTCAACCATGCAACCATTTGCCAAAATGATCGAGCAAGGCTCCTGATATAACAAAGCAATATTTCATACAATGTCACCCTCAAACCCATATCTATGGAGGACTGAAAATAGATACTTCCAGACCTCCCAATTgaatgcctttttggcatcaaacaccaccaccaacacccaTGTCAGAGAGGATTTACTTTGAACCATGGCTGTCCATAGTCTCACTATATGCTTATTGGCCATTCTACCCTTCACAAAACCCAATTGATTCATAGAATtcaaggaaggcaaaacaatatTCAGTCTGTTAGCAATGATTTTAGCAAAAGGTTTTAAATCAAAATTCAAGAGAGATATGGGCTTATACAAGGCTGGCTGACAGGGATTCTTCCCCCCTTAGGTAATAccgatatatatatatgccttgTGTAAAAGGATAGTCTTAATACCCTCCAGAATCTCCTGAATATTAAATGGTCTATTTAACCACGACAACTGATACTCAGTAATCTTCGGCAAAGGGGTCAAACCTTGAAAGAACAGCTCTTCCACTGTGCTTGCCCCTTCAGAACAATCATCATAGTATAGTTGTGCATAAAAGGTCcaaaatattttacatatttctTCCGCAGAAGTCTGCCGTACACCATTCTGATCTTTCAGGGCCTCCAAATAGTTGACCATTCCTCGTTCTCACCAAGTTAGCCAAACATTTTACAGCTTTATTACCAAAGCAGTACAATTTACGAGAAGTGTAAAGCAATCTCTAGTAGCTTTTTGGTATAAATAACAATTTAGAGCATATAGGGTCTCCCTATAGTATTTCTTGTTTGTAACTGAAGCTGTGCTTTGGCTTTTTGAAATTTCTTCTCTAATTCCACTATGTGTCTATTGAGCATTTTAGCCTTTCTAATCCGATAGGCAGTGATATCTCCCCACATGACAGCCTTCCCAGCTTCCCGGAATAATGAGGGGTTCCCCTTACGGATTGAGATATCCTCATATTCTTTCCACTTAACTTAGAGATAATCCTGAAAATCACAATCCCCAGTAAGGTGAGTGGGGAACCTCCACCGCTTTTGTCCCACTGCGGGGCCTCCTAGTCTGATATCCACCCATACCATAAAATGGTTGGAAAATTCAGTGGTCCCAATTTCTGCCTTAATCACTTTGGAAAAACTCCCCACAGGGTATAATATATAATCAATATGCAATATAGTCATTTATGCCCTGGAGATATGAGTAAAAATTCTATCTTAGGGATGCAGAACCCTCCAAACATCCAAGAATTGTAAAAGCTTACAGATAAAGGGAATTCCCTTACTTTTCCCCAATTTGGGTAAAGAACCCTGAGAAGATCAGTCTACCCAACACAATTGAAATCCCCAGCAATCATCAAGATACCTTGAGCTTGACAATCAACGTTCTCACCAATTCCGCAAAGGACACATGGGTTTATATGTTTAGACCATATACACTGCACAGCATGATGATCTGGCCATACAACTTCCCAGTTACAATCACATATCGACCCTCTTTATCTTTATGAGTAGAGTGATGCTCAAAAGCCACTTGTTTACTCACAAGGATCGCGACTCCCCTTTTTCTATTTACAGCAGAGGAGTAAAACACACTACCCACCCAGTCCCTATTTAGTttatcatgctctctctcatttaaatgtatttcttGTAAGCATGTAATCTTGGCCTTGTACCTCTGGAGCGATGTTAATAATTTGGCCCGTTTCACTGGAGAACCTAACCCAGCAATGTTTCATGATATTAATTTCAAATTATCACCCATATTTTATCCAATAAAGGGTAACCCTTACCCAATATACCACGAC from Rhinatrema bivittatum chromosome 3, aRhiBiv1.1, whole genome shotgun sequence includes these protein-coding regions:
- the LOC115087165 gene encoding ATP synthase subunit epsilon, mitochondrial-like — encoded protein: MIAYWRQAGLSYIRFSQICARVVREALKPQFKVEAEKAAVANVKIVKQKKDNV